A genome region from Arachidicoccus soli includes the following:
- a CDS encoding glycoside hydrolase family 95 protein: MKYIVIQILSFFILIQAFSQSNNHLKLWYNKPAGDIWENALPIGNGRLGAMVYGDVAKETIQLNESSVWSGSPNRNDNPGALKALPQIRALIFGGKYKEAEDLANKTIISKESQGQMFEPVGDLHLSFSNTGGFTNYYRELDIEKAVEKTTYTVGGIRYKRQVLASFPDNIIAINLTASKPASLSFKVFFSTPEPNALIKTNGDNELTISGTTIDHEGVKGAVRYKGIVRLKLAGGNLSSSDSSLTVKDANSVTIYVSIATDFNNYHDITGNENTRAEAYLNNAFPKSFARILKAHAAAYQKYFNRVKIDLGSTAPSKLPTDERLREFAMDNDPQFAALYYQFGRYLLISCSQPGGQPATLQGLWNNKLYPPWDSKYTININTEMNYWPAEKTNLSEMQQPLLQMIKDLSVTGKQTAKQMYGARGWMAHHNTDIWRTTGAVDGAFWGIWSNGGGWLSQSLWEHYLYNGDKNYLASVYPILKGAATFYIDFLVEDPKNHWLVLCPDMSPENAPESHQGASIDAGTTMSNQIVFDLFSKTIRAAEILQIDNAFIDTLKQMRNRLAPMHIGQYGQLQEWLEDLDNPNDHHRHISQLYGLFPSNQISPYRTPKLYSAAKNTLIQRGDVSTGWSMAWKINWWARMLDGNHAYKLIKKQLSPVGVNKEGGGTYNNLFDAHPPFQIDGNFGCTSGITEMLMQSDDGDIDLLPALPTVWQSKGSISGLRARGGFEVLTIVWKDGQVMKAVIKSTIGGNLRLRVPNEMKKMDGGKLTTAEGVNHNLFYQTEKIAKPIISEKAKIILPVLKRTFIYDISTEIGKTYTLIAKLKK, encoded by the coding sequence ATGAAATACATCGTCATTCAAATACTGTCTTTTTTTATACTGATTCAGGCTTTTTCTCAAAGCAATAATCATTTAAAGTTGTGGTATAATAAGCCCGCAGGAGATATTTGGGAGAATGCTTTGCCTATTGGAAATGGCAGGCTGGGCGCCATGGTTTACGGAGATGTTGCTAAAGAAACGATACAGCTAAATGAAAGTTCCGTTTGGAGTGGGAGCCCCAACCGAAATGATAATCCAGGTGCTTTAAAAGCGCTTCCTCAGATAAGAGCATTGATATTTGGGGGTAAATATAAAGAAGCCGAAGATCTGGCCAACAAGACAATTATTAGTAAAGAGTCTCAAGGTCAGATGTTTGAACCCGTAGGCGACTTACATCTTAGCTTTTCAAATACTGGGGGTTTTACTAATTATTACAGAGAATTAGATATTGAAAAAGCAGTAGAAAAGACTACCTATACTGTTGGAGGTATTAGATATAAAAGGCAGGTTTTAGCTTCGTTTCCTGACAATATTATTGCAATAAACTTAACGGCTAGTAAACCCGCCAGTCTTTCATTTAAAGTTTTTTTTTCGACGCCAGAACCAAATGCTTTAATTAAAACCAATGGAGATAATGAATTGACGATTTCTGGTACAACGATCGACCACGAAGGTGTGAAAGGTGCTGTAAGATATAAAGGAATTGTTAGACTTAAGTTAGCCGGGGGAAATTTAAGTTCTAGCGATAGTTCCTTGACTGTTAAAGATGCCAATAGCGTAACTATTTATGTTTCTATCGCTACGGATTTTAATAATTACCATGATATTACCGGTAATGAGAATACAAGAGCAGAGGCATACTTAAATAATGCCTTCCCAAAGTCTTTTGCGCGTATTTTAAAAGCTCATGCCGCTGCCTATCAGAAATATTTTAATAGAGTAAAAATTGATTTAGGCTCCACTGCTCCATCCAAGCTTCCTACTGACGAACGGTTGAGAGAATTTGCGATGGATAACGACCCACAATTTGCAGCACTCTATTATCAATTTGGCCGTTATTTATTGATTTCTTGTTCCCAACCCGGCGGTCAGCCTGCCACACTTCAAGGGTTATGGAACAATAAGCTATACCCGCCATGGGATAGCAAGTATACGATCAACATCAATACTGAAATGAATTACTGGCCGGCAGAGAAAACCAATCTTTCAGAGATGCAACAACCTCTTTTGCAAATGATAAAGGATTTGTCTGTTACGGGCAAACAAACGGCAAAACAAATGTATGGCGCAAGAGGCTGGATGGCGCATCATAATACTGATATCTGGCGAACAACGGGTGCCGTAGATGGGGCATTCTGGGGGATTTGGAGTAATGGGGGAGGATGGCTGAGCCAAAGTTTGTGGGAGCATTATTTATATAATGGTGATAAAAATTATTTAGCTTCTGTATATCCTATTCTTAAAGGTGCGGCTACTTTTTATATTGATTTTTTGGTCGAAGATCCTAAAAACCATTGGTTGGTATTATGCCCGGATATGTCACCTGAGAATGCACCAGAATCTCATCAGGGCGCATCTATAGATGCAGGTACTACTATGAGTAATCAGATAGTATTTGATCTATTCAGTAAGACAATTAGGGCAGCTGAAATTCTTCAGATAGATAATGCATTTATAGATACTTTAAAACAAATGAGAAATCGTTTAGCTCCCATGCATATAGGTCAATACGGGCAATTGCAAGAATGGCTGGAAGATTTAGATAATCCTAATGATCATCATCGGCATATTTCCCAGTTATATGGATTATTCCCGTCCAATCAAATCTCCCCTTACAGAACGCCAAAGCTTTATAGCGCTGCAAAAAATACATTAATTCAACGTGGTGATGTTTCAACCGGATGGAGTATGGCTTGGAAAATAAATTGGTGGGCCAGAATGCTTGATGGTAATCACGCTTATAAATTAATCAAAAAGCAACTTTCTCCTGTGGGGGTAAACAAGGAAGGTGGCGGAACTTATAATAATCTTTTTGATGCACATCCACCATTTCAAATAGACGGCAACTTTGGTTGCACCTCCGGTATTACTGAAATGTTGATGCAAAGTGACGACGGGGATATTGATTTATTGCCGGCCTTGCCAACCGTCTGGCAATCGAAAGGAAGTATAAGTGGGTTGAGGGCAAGAGGTGGTTTTGAGGTTTTAACTATAGTTTGGAAAGATGGTCAGGTTATGAAAGCAGTTATCAAATCAACTATTGGTGGTAACCTCCGTTTAAGGGTTCCTAATGAAATGAAAAAGATGGATGGGGGGAAGCTGACTACTGCTGAAGGGGTGAATCATAATTTGTTTTATCAAACTGAAAAGATAGCTAAACCGATCATTTCAGAAAAAGCGAAAATAATACTTCCGGTTTTGAAGAGAACTTTTATCTATGATATATCCACAGAAATTGGGAAGACTTATACATTGATAGCGAAATTGAAAAAATGA
- a CDS encoding glycoside hydrolase family 3 C-terminal domain-containing protein translates to MKQNKRSDLVAHGHIFQLLTMSIFLLTVFIAKTYGQKEAPSSTIVSHKSLQPIYLNTNYSFRERAADLVSRMTLAEEVLQLHTNNSPAIPRLGVHQYIYWSEGQHGINAMFGNLHHGNTAKQDAYGSPQATSFPTNFASTMSWDPGLIYKETEAISDEARGFLDKSLFGVAQNNLGESRDDYGNLTYWAPTINMDRDPRWGRTDEAYGEDPYLASQMAAAFVNGYQGQTIDGQPFNKYLKVAATAKHFALNDIENNRQGISSDVNDEAIRDYYTATFRYLIEKAHVAGLMTSYNAINGTPAVASTYMVNELGQRTFGFSGYITSDCDAVGTTYNLFPRGHKWAAPGWETDQKAEKSTWVNKQTGQTVSGAAGGQAYAVRAGTALNCTGAEYTFPNIEEAIKAGILSKDVIDRALTRVFTIRMRTGEFDPAEDVPYTKITKSVIQSPAHQKLAEEVAENSLVLLKNDTVAGTNKPMLPIVPSSLKKIVILGDLADKVTLGGYSGNPSLKVSAVQGITTAIKAANPSASVIFDKTNSSTQAESAAYFSKQTKSDIKSADLVIVFVGTDESIAHEGKDRQNLAMPGNYESLIYQATTLGNPNMLMVIQSCGPVKINLVQDLFPAIVFSGYNGESQGTALANVLLGKKNPSGHLNFTWYKDATQLPSMSNYWLTPQKTNGLGRTYMYFTRKPSYPFGFGLSYSQFKFSNMTISSENISANDSVTISFDVKNTGNVSGATVAQLYVSSPKIKGKDLPIKRLEGFQKTEVLQPGQTQHISLMVKADNLSYWNEQDLKSIVYNGQYQFQIGYNSSDIAATQNVHIDGTVTPKINYVTVQPEKLIYHIGETINLKGKNKWIKSDINTEKEEPHAEADNILEAVNNDGSFVNLAKANMQYQSSNNAIAKVNAKGIVQLLGKGAVTITVNVNGVAGSSVIIVK, encoded by the coding sequence ATGAAACAAAATAAAAGGAGTGATCTGGTAGCCCATGGGCATATCTTTCAATTGCTCACCATGTCCATTTTCTTACTAACAGTCTTTATTGCGAAGACTTACGGTCAAAAAGAAGCTCCATCTTCTACTATCGTGTCACATAAAAGTCTTCAACCCATTTATCTGAATACGAATTACTCTTTTAGAGAGCGGGCTGCCGATTTGGTGTCGCGTATGACTTTAGCAGAAGAAGTACTACAGCTACATACCAATAACTCACCTGCCATACCCAGATTGGGGGTACATCAGTACATTTATTGGAGTGAAGGTCAGCATGGCATCAATGCGATGTTTGGCAACTTACACCATGGAAATACTGCCAAACAAGATGCCTACGGTTCTCCCCAAGCCACGAGTTTTCCGACCAATTTTGCCTCCACGATGAGTTGGGACCCGGGGCTTATCTATAAAGAAACAGAAGCTATATCAGATGAAGCAAGAGGCTTTTTGGATAAATCATTATTTGGTGTAGCACAGAATAACCTTGGAGAATCCAGAGATGATTATGGCAACCTGACCTATTGGGCTCCCACCATTAATATGGACAGAGACCCACGCTGGGGACGAACCGATGAAGCTTATGGAGAAGATCCCTATCTGGCTTCACAGATGGCAGCCGCCTTTGTCAATGGCTATCAGGGACAAACCATAGACGGGCAGCCTTTCAATAAGTACTTGAAAGTGGCGGCGACTGCCAAACATTTTGCACTAAACGATATCGAAAATAATCGTCAGGGAATTTCTTCCGATGTAAATGACGAAGCCATCCGGGATTACTATACGGCTACTTTTCGGTATCTTATAGAAAAAGCACATGTAGCAGGGTTGATGACTTCTTATAATGCCATTAATGGTACGCCAGCCGTAGCAAGCACCTATATGGTCAATGAACTAGGTCAGCGAACTTTTGGCTTTAGTGGTTATATTACCTCTGACTGTGATGCTGTTGGTACTACTTACAATTTATTCCCTAGAGGACATAAATGGGCGGCTCCAGGTTGGGAAACTGACCAAAAAGCTGAAAAGTCAACCTGGGTGAATAAGCAGACAGGGCAGACTGTTTCAGGTGCGGCAGGCGGCCAGGCTTATGCCGTTAGAGCTGGTACTGCGCTTAACTGTACAGGTGCAGAATATACTTTCCCTAATATAGAAGAAGCCATCAAAGCAGGCATACTCAGTAAAGATGTCATTGACCGGGCACTGACAAGGGTATTTACAATAAGAATGCGAACCGGTGAATTTGATCCCGCAGAGGATGTGCCTTATACTAAGATTACTAAATCCGTCATACAGAGCCCAGCCCACCAAAAATTAGCAGAAGAGGTAGCCGAAAATTCTTTGGTACTTTTAAAAAATGATACCGTTGCCGGTACAAATAAGCCAATGCTACCCATTGTTCCATCCAGCTTGAAAAAGATTGTCATACTGGGCGATCTGGCAGATAAGGTAACCTTAGGTGGTTATTCCGGTAACCCCAGCTTAAAAGTTAGCGCCGTTCAGGGTATTACCACTGCAATAAAAGCAGCTAATCCTAGTGCTTCGGTAATCTTTGACAAGACAAATAGTTCAACACAAGCCGAGTCTGCAGCCTATTTTAGCAAGCAGACAAAGTCAGATATCAAAAGTGCAGATTTGGTCATTGTATTTGTAGGGACGGATGAATCCATCGCACACGAAGGAAAGGACCGGCAAAATTTAGCCATGCCGGGTAATTACGAATCGCTAATCTATCAGGCGACAACCCTTGGAAACCCAAATATGCTAATGGTCATCCAGTCCTGTGGTCCTGTAAAAATAAACCTTGTCCAGGATCTGTTTCCAGCAATTGTTTTCAGCGGATATAATGGAGAAAGCCAGGGTACGGCCCTGGCGAATGTATTGTTAGGGAAGAAAAACCCGTCTGGACATCTCAACTTTACCTGGTACAAAGATGCCACTCAACTGCCCAGTATGTCCAACTACTGGCTGACACCACAAAAAACAAACGGATTAGGGCGTACATATATGTATTTCACACGTAAACCCAGTTATCCCTTCGGCTTTGGATTAAGTTATAGTCAATTTAAGTTCTCTAATATGACTATTTCATCTGAGAATATATCAGCAAATGACAGTGTTACCATCAGCTTTGATGTCAAGAATACAGGGAATGTATCAGGGGCGACAGTAGCCCAGCTTTATGTTAGCTCTCCAAAAATAAAGGGGAAAGATTTGCCCATTAAAAGACTGGAAGGATTTCAAAAAACGGAGGTACTTCAACCGGGCCAGACGCAACATATCTCTCTTATGGTCAAAGCCGATAATCTCTCCTATTGGAATGAACAAGACCTGAAAAGCATTGTTTATAATGGACAGTATCAGTTTCAAATTGGCTATAATTCCAGTGATATTGCAGCCACTCAAAATGTACATATAGACGGTACAGTTACCCCGAAGATTAATTATGTAACGGTGCAACCTGAAAAGCTCATCTACCATATTGGAGAAACAATTAACTTAAAAGGGAAAAACAAATGGATAAAAAGTGATATCAATACGGAGAAAGAAGAACCCCATGCTGAGGCAGATAACATCTTAGAAGCAGTGAACAATGATGGCTCTTTTGTGAATTTGGCAAAGGCAAACATGCAATATCAAAGTAGTAATAATGCCATTGCCAAAGTTAATGCGAAGGGTATCGTACAATTACTTGGAAAAGGTGCTGTTACGATTACGGTCAATGTGAATGGTGTTGCTGGTTCATCGGTGATTATTGTAAAATAA
- a CDS encoding glycoside hydrolase family 43 protein, with translation MNKFLLLMISLGLTVNGFAQNPIIQTIFTADPAPMVYHDTVFLYTSHDEDNAPPGSGGFRMKDWRCYSSTDMVNWTDHGAVASLKDFSWGRQDNGAWAPQCIARNGKFYLYCPIQGSGIGVLVSNSPYGPFKDPIGKKLIQSNHVWDDIDPTVFIDDDGQAYLYWGNPNLWYVKLNQDMISYSGKIVEDASFAKIKGQADPYHYQEGPWAYKHNGHYYMAYASTCCPEGIGYAMSDKPTGPWRYQGYIMKPNPKSSGNHPGIIDYKDRSYVFGFNYQLNYNLTSKHHERRSVCVEEFKYNSDGTIPELPWWSEKGVKQIGTLNPFSRVEAETINWEEGVKTQKNRDQVYVTNIDNGDFIKVKGVNFEKGIKRFYANIASATNGGSIAIRLDSINGVLLGTCFVNNTGGWQNWFTKSCKVKNAKGVHDVYFIFKGDHGEKLFNFDYWKFKKK, from the coding sequence ATGAATAAGTTTCTTTTATTGATGATAAGTTTAGGTCTGACGGTGAATGGTTTTGCACAAAACCCTATTATTCAAACAATATTTACTGCTGATCCTGCTCCAATGGTTTATCATGATACGGTATTTTTATATACCAGTCATGACGAGGATAATGCCCCTCCTGGCTCGGGAGGTTTTCGAATGAAAGACTGGAGATGTTACAGTTCCACAGATATGGTTAACTGGACCGATCATGGCGCTGTTGCTTCACTAAAAGATTTTAGCTGGGGTAGGCAAGATAATGGCGCATGGGCGCCTCAGTGTATTGCGCGAAATGGAAAATTTTACTTGTATTGCCCTATTCAAGGAAGCGGGATAGGTGTATTAGTATCAAATAGCCCCTATGGCCCATTTAAAGATCCAATTGGGAAAAAGTTGATTCAGTCAAACCATGTTTGGGACGATATTGACCCTACTGTCTTTATAGATGATGATGGGCAGGCATATTTATATTGGGGCAATCCAAATCTTTGGTATGTGAAACTGAACCAGGATATGATATCTTATTCCGGGAAAATAGTAGAAGATGCTTCTTTTGCGAAAATAAAGGGACAGGCTGATCCTTATCATTATCAGGAAGGCCCATGGGCTTATAAACATAACGGACACTATTATATGGCTTATGCATCAACTTGTTGTCCAGAAGGTATCGGTTATGCGATGAGCGATAAGCCCACAGGCCCTTGGAGATATCAAGGATATATCATGAAGCCTAACCCAAAATCATCTGGAAATCACCCGGGTATCATAGATTATAAAGACAGGTCCTATGTTTTCGGGTTTAATTATCAGCTTAACTATAATTTGACAAGTAAGCACCACGAAAGACGTTCTGTTTGCGTTGAAGAGTTTAAATATAATTCTGATGGTACTATACCTGAACTTCCATGGTGGTCAGAAAAAGGGGTGAAGCAAATCGGTACGCTTAACCCCTTTTCCCGTGTAGAAGCGGAGACTATCAATTGGGAAGAAGGCGTTAAAACGCAAAAGAATAGAGATCAAGTATATGTAACTAATATTGACAATGGTGATTTTATAAAAGTAAAAGGAGTAAATTTTGAAAAGGGAATTAAAAGGTTTTATGCAAACATAGCTAGCGCTACAAATGGAGGCAGCATAGCAATACGTTTAGATAGCATTAATGGAGTGCTGCTGGGAACTTGCTTCGTTAATAATACCGGCGGATGGCAAAATTGGTTTACCAAATCTTGTAAGGTGAAAAATGCAAAAGGTGTGCATGATGTATATTTTATTTTTAAAGGAGATCATGGTGAAAAACTTTTCAATTTTGATTATTGGAAATTTAAGAAAAAATAA
- a CDS encoding family 43 glycosylhydrolase: MKSLVVLLALLLPLIGMSQNPIIQTIHTADPAVMVYRDTLFLYTGHDEDNSNWFSMKDWHVYSTIDMVNWTERGADLSLKNFSWASKDAWAGQCIYRNGKFYWYVPMNQANGQGMAIGVAISDKPTGPFVDALGKLLVTTHWGDIDPTVFIDDDGQAYLYWGNPNLYYIKLNKDMVSYDQKLGIVKVPLTDKGFKLRIINAKNTFGWAKSIHGLSAHCFKNNTDNKYYWYVSAIDKRTNKEVIGVAVGKEAIGPFVDMLGRPLITAHCAGGNINPTVVIDSSNQAFLTWGNSALYYVRLNENMQSYDESKGIQQLPLSKKNWFISQIKEAAKNTGKRFTTYEEGPWFYKRNRQYYLVYPAGGVPEHLAYSTSKSATGPWVYQDTIMPTIRQGGAFTNHPAVIDYKGNSYLFYHNANLPGGSGFDRSVCVEQFKYNTDGTIPRIKPTKAGIIKSVAYLNPYIRQESETIAWENGVESASDNKTGVYITDIDNNDYIKVRDVDFGKGAKQFQAIISSLKNNGKIEIRIDSLEGKLLTSCAVKNTGGLGNWATVTSKVAKTMGVHDVYFVFKGTGGHLFNFDWWKFSKG, encoded by the coding sequence ATGAAAAGTCTTGTAGTTTTGCTTGCTCTTCTTTTGCCCTTAATTGGGATGAGCCAAAATCCAATTATACAAACTATTCATACAGCCGATCCGGCAGTTATGGTTTATCGGGATACTTTGTTCCTATATACAGGCCATGATGAAGATAACTCTAATTGGTTTAGCATGAAAGATTGGCATGTATATTCGACTATAGACATGGTAAACTGGACAGAGAGAGGTGCAGACTTGTCGCTTAAGAATTTCAGTTGGGCATCCAAAGATGCGTGGGCGGGGCAATGTATTTACCGTAATGGTAAATTTTATTGGTACGTACCGATGAACCAAGCAAATGGTCAGGGGATGGCGATAGGTGTTGCCATATCAGATAAACCCACCGGGCCGTTTGTGGATGCCCTGGGGAAGCTTTTGGTAACAACGCATTGGGGAGATATTGATCCTACCGTGTTTATTGATGATGATGGCCAAGCTTATCTTTATTGGGGCAATCCAAATCTTTATTATATAAAGCTTAATAAGGATATGGTTTCGTATGACCAAAAACTGGGTATTGTAAAAGTACCTTTAACAGATAAAGGCTTCAAGCTTAGAATCATAAATGCCAAAAATACCTTTGGCTGGGCAAAAAGTATTCATGGCTTATCCGCTCACTGCTTTAAAAATAATACGGATAACAAATATTATTGGTATGTCAGTGCTATTGATAAAAGAACCAATAAAGAAGTTATTGGCGTTGCAGTAGGAAAGGAAGCAATTGGTCCATTTGTCGATATGTTGGGAAGGCCGTTAATTACAGCGCATTGCGCAGGAGGCAATATAAACCCAACTGTAGTAATAGATAGTTCCAATCAAGCTTTTCTTACTTGGGGCAATTCAGCTCTTTATTATGTAAGGTTGAATGAAAATATGCAGTCCTATGATGAAAGTAAAGGTATTCAGCAACTCCCATTGAGTAAAAAGAATTGGTTTATTTCTCAAATTAAAGAAGCTGCAAAAAACACAGGAAAGAGGTTTACTACTTACGAAGAAGGGCCCTGGTTTTACAAGCGTAACAGACAATATTATTTAGTATATCCTGCTGGCGGTGTTCCTGAGCACTTAGCCTATTCTACCAGTAAGAGCGCTACAGGACCTTGGGTTTATCAAGATACAATTATGCCGACAATTAGACAAGGAGGAGCTTTTACCAATCATCCTGCTGTGATAGATTATAAAGGGAATTCTTACTTGTTTTATCATAATGCAAATCTTCCGGGAGGAAGTGGTTTTGATAGGTCAGTATGCGTTGAACAATTTAAATATAATACTGATGGAACCATACCAAGAATTAAACCTACGAAAGCCGGTATTATTAAAAGTGTTGCTTATTTAAATCCCTATATACGCCAAGAATCCGAAACCATTGCATGGGAAAATGGAGTGGAATCTGCATCTGACAATAAAACCGGAGTATATATTACGGATATCGATAATAACGACTATATCAAAGTGCGCGATGTTGACTTTGGAAAAGGCGCCAAGCAATTTCAGGCTATAATTTCCTCTTTAAAAAATAATGGCAAAATCGAAATCCGGATAGACAGTTTGGAGGGAAAATTGTTGACATCTTGTGCCGTTAAAAATACAGGTGGCTTAGGAAATTGGGCAACCGTAACATCTAAGGTAGCTAAAACTATGGGAGTACATGATGTTTACTTTGTCTTTAAAGGAACAGGGGGACATCTGTTCAATTTTGATTGGTGGAAATTCAGTAAAGGCTAG
- a CDS encoding endo-1,4-beta-xylanase, whose protein sequence is MKNNNKNLFILAVLLVITMLASCYKYKPLDFSINKPDEVAAQENIDAYPALKSYIDSTAYPDFKLGAAVSLADYVKKGVMYRMVNRNFQEIVLGYAMKHGAVVQADGSLNLDNVNELMQAAKSAGISLYGHTLCWHANQNATYLNNLIAPDTTSSTGPGWVLVTANDFETDNNANYQVNGSGVTTTFSAVGEGGYGTGRALKITNPTVRTNDWEVQFFLKFSPAVQVGEKYQLKMDVRSDAPETYATQAQITPGVYKYWNFFGAVPSASTWSTYTKEITVTSDMATSGAIAFNLGKGATTYYIDNISLMKYSATGAVTTVDKTPEQKKQIISNALDKWISGIVTDCKGYVKAWDVVNEPMDDGNPYNLKSGIGKKLTSDEFFWQDYLGKDYAVEAFTLARKYGNPGDKLFINDYGLESNLDKSKGLIQFVNYIETNGAKVDGIGTQMHIDINADSSKIIQMFKLLAATGKLIRISELDIGLGNNTQTADATSAQYLAQAKMYKFVIDQYFQNIPAKQRYGITIWSPLDSPASSSWRAGEPIGLWTEGYVRKLAYAYVAEAIKENLGK, encoded by the coding sequence ATGAAAAATAATAATAAAAACTTATTCATTTTGGCCGTTCTTCTTGTAATAACCATGCTGGCCTCTTGTTATAAATATAAACCACTTGATTTTAGCATCAATAAGCCAGATGAGGTGGCTGCTCAAGAAAATATTGATGCTTATCCGGCATTGAAATCATATATTGATTCAACGGCATATCCTGATTTTAAATTAGGAGCAGCAGTATCCTTGGCGGATTACGTTAAGAAAGGTGTTATGTACAGAATGGTCAATCGCAATTTTCAAGAAATTGTATTAGGCTATGCTATGAAACACGGAGCGGTCGTTCAAGCTGATGGGAGTTTAAATTTAGATAATGTAAATGAATTAATGCAAGCTGCTAAATCAGCCGGTATTAGTTTATATGGCCACACCTTGTGTTGGCATGCCAATCAAAATGCGACTTATTTGAATAATCTAATCGCTCCCGATACTACTTCTTCTACGGGACCTGGTTGGGTTTTAGTAACAGCTAACGATTTTGAAACAGATAATAATGCAAACTATCAGGTGAATGGGTCAGGAGTGACTACAACTTTCTCAGCAGTTGGTGAAGGAGGATATGGAACAGGAAGAGCCCTTAAAATAACAAATCCAACTGTTCGTACCAATGATTGGGAAGTACAGTTTTTCTTGAAATTTTCTCCAGCAGTACAAGTAGGGGAAAAATATCAGCTTAAGATGGATGTGCGTTCAGATGCTCCTGAAACTTATGCGACGCAGGCACAAATAACTCCGGGGGTTTATAAGTACTGGAATTTCTTTGGTGCTGTTCCTTCTGCGAGTACATGGTCAACCTATACTAAAGAAATTACGGTTACATCAGATATGGCAACCAGTGGAGCCATTGCGTTTAATCTTGGTAAAGGCGCAACTACTTATTATATTGATAATATCTCTTTAATGAAGTATAGTGCCACAGGAGCTGTTACGACAGTTGATAAAACGCCAGAGCAGAAGAAACAAATTATTTCTAATGCCTTAGATAAATGGATTTCTGGAATTGTTACAGATTGTAAAGGTTACGTAAAAGCCTGGGATGTTGTAAATGAACCAATGGATGACGGAAATCCTTATAATTTAAAAAGCGGTATAGGAAAGAAACTTACAAGTGACGAATTTTTTTGGCAGGATTATTTAGGAAAGGATTATGCAGTTGAGGCTTTTACCCTAGCACGAAAGTATGGAAATCCTGGCGATAAGCTGTTTATAAATGATTATGGATTAGAGTCCAATCTTGATAAGAGCAAGGGATTAATCCAGTTTGTAAATTATATCGAAACTAATGGAGCAAAAGTTGATGGTATAGGCACGCAAATGCATATTGATATAAATGCCGATTCAAGTAAAATTATTCAAATGTTTAAACTGTTAGCTGCTACTGGGAAACTTATAAGAATCTCTGAGTTGGACATTGGTTTAGGCAATAATACACAAACTGCTGATGCAACAAGTGCACAATATTTGGCGCAAGCAAAGATGTACAAGTTCGTAATAGATCAATATTTTCAAAATATTCCTGCTAAGCAGCGTTATGGCATTACGATTTGGAGTCCGCTTGATAGCCCGGCTAGTTCAAGTTGGCGTGCCGGTGAGCCGATCGGTTTGTGGACAGAGGGATATGTTAGAAAATTAGCTTACGCTTATGTAGCCGAAGCTATAAAGGAAAATCTGGGAAAATAA
- a CDS encoding DUF5627 domain-containing protein translates to MKNKILITIGIILLLSACQNKSQVFPNFTYQTVYFSYQHPVRTITLGEDIVNTDLDNAHQCKIYATLGGVYTNTKNVIIDFSVDNSLVDNVVFKDGSPVIAMPANYYSLSSNQITIAKDSIEGGVNVQLTDAFFADSNSIKNTYVIPIKMTNVNNKDSILADKNYILYAIKYINPWQGYYLRRGVDVIKGKNGITSLDTTNIRHAQYVEYDDIQMLTTKSLNVVNFPLVFKDQNGYNINCNLLLSFDNNGNCIVSSGTTGITATGSGKFVKKGEKNSWGDVDRDAMYLQYQIDFPNMQVATKDTLVMRNRGVTMETF, encoded by the coding sequence ATGAAAAATAAAATATTAATAACAATTGGAATTATTCTATTGTTGAGTGCATGTCAAAATAAAAGCCAAGTTTTTCCAAACTTTACTTATCAAACTGTATATTTTTCCTACCAACATCCGGTAAGGACAATTACTTTAGGAGAAGATATTGTGAATACCGATTTAGATAATGCTCACCAATGTAAAATTTATGCCACACTTGGCGGTGTCTACACCAATACAAAAAATGTAATCATTGATTTTTCTGTTGATAATTCATTAGTAGATAATGTGGTTTTTAAGGATGGTAGCCCTGTTATAGCTATGCCGGCCAACTACTATTCTTTATCCTCAAATCAGATTACTATTGCGAAAGATAGTATTGAAGGTGGTGTAAATGTGCAATTAACGGATGCATTTTTTGCAGATTCAAATTCAATTAAAAATACCTATGTAATTCCTATTAAAATGACGAATGTAAATAATAAAGATTCGATTTTAGCAGATAAGAATTATATTCTGTATGCCATCAAATATATTAATCCTTGGCAGGGATATTATTTAAGGAGAGGAGTGGATGTTATAAAAGGCAAGAATGGTATTACTTCATTAGATACCACAAATATTAGACATGCCCAATATGTGGAATACGATGATATTCAAATGTTGACTACCAAGTCGCTCAATGTTGTCAACTTCCCATTAGTATTCAAAGATCAAAATGGTTATAATATCAATTGCAACCTTTTGTTGAGTTTTGATAACAATGGTAATTGTATTGTCAGTTCCGGAACTACCGGCATTACTGCAACAGGTAGTGGCAAGTTTGTAAAGAAGGGGGAGAAAAATAGTTGGGGTGATGTTGATAGAGATGCCATGTATTTACAATATCAAATAGATTTCCCCAATATGCAAGTTGCAACTAAAGATACACTCGTAATGAGGAATAGGGGCGTAACAATGGAAACATTTTAA